The genomic segment attcatattcatattcCATACAAATAATTACatgtttatatattatattttttagtcTTGTTACCACTGAAATTGATGAATAGTTGAGGCATCAATCTAATAAATATTATTCCAACAAAAACATCCCAAACTTTTGCTCTATTCTTAAATTCTTGCTCAAGTAGATCTCATCTGATTAATGAGTTCAATTAACGACATGAATTTAGTGCAAAATGAGGTTGGGTTGGGTTAGAGACCTCCCAACCCAACAAGCCCGGTTGGGTTAGTGTTAGGAGATATAGAGGTAGGTTTTGGGTCAAGATTTGCTCTCAACCTGCCCGCACACACCCAAGTTGCACCCCTACATTCAATCGCGGGCCATTTGTGCTATAGTCGGATGACCCATGTTTAAGAACCAGCCCTCTCTAGTTCAAGGCAATCCTAGAGAAGATCCAAACTATGGTTTGATGAACCGTGCTAAACCGGCTGCTTTGGGACATACCAAATCGGACAGATCGGCTACTGGGTAGTTTGACATAATGCTTTGGATCGATATAAAGTCACCCACACTCCAGCACTCGATCGCAGCCTTCCCTTCCCCACCCCCCGCCCCCGGTCCGGGTTCGCAACTACTCAACACTACTCACTCTCCACACACCCCCTCCCTTGGGGCATCACCGATTTGCATCCCCCCTTCCCCCGCTAAGGTTAGGGCTAGGGTTTCCATTGGCTCTTTCCCTTGCTCCCTCTCCCCCCATCGGCGACGACAACGACAAAGGCTTTTGAACCCTCTTATTTCAATACGCCCTAGAACAGCACAGTACCAACCCATACCGTGTCGAACTGGTCGCCAGCTGATATGCTCCCCGATACCTATTCCGTAAACCTGGATCCAAACTCTACTGTATTGTTACttttagaagtaatacatagatATTGTTTATAACTTCAAACCAAGCCATagtaaatcaaagaaaaaaaatcatgcaaatGAATCACGGCAAGAGACAATGAAAATGTTAGTGATAAAGAATGTTTGACCATTAGCAAAATATTCTAGATCCAACTTATTGGCTTGCTTTCAAAGTGGCAGTAGAGAAGCAGAAAGTCATGAGCTACAACTGCTAGCCATCTCCAAATGCTATATGCCTAATTCCAAAGACGTCAAAACAATATCCACAGACTAAAGAAATGCACTATTAGCAAGAGATATTCCCTGTTAGTCTCCAAGGTTACTCAAATCTATTGTGGCATAATGCATCAATATAGTTGAAGGATGTATCACCCTATCAGCTTTAAGAGAGATAGAGATACAACTTAAAAGTGCATATTCAAAGGAGATTCTAGAAtgttataaaaaaatagtattaaTTACTTGAGCACTAAGGATTATATTCCTAGAAGTTTTATCGATCATGGACTTGAGTCAAAAAGTGCAGATCAGATCCACATCAGGAAGTAAAACTGCTATTAACGGCTTAACATGGCCGTGATTTGCCTTTATACCTCGTTTCAATATTATAACTTGTTTTCCTCACTATGTCAGAGTTGCAATTGTTCttaataagtatattttaaattgTACTCTTGGGAAATGCTGTAACTGGTAGCACATAATGCTTAATCTCCTTGATGCCCTATTTATTCTTGAAGCAACACAATTCACAAGGAGGAATTGCTATATCCCCCCAACACACGCACTTGTGTGAAAAAGTGGAGGAGGGGAGAGAACCACTTGCATGCAGACCAACATAAGGTGCTAAATGCCTACAAAGCTTGCAAAGCATCAAGTGCAAAGGTAAAAAATGTCTTCAGAAATTATACAGGAGGTGTAAGTTGAACATACCTCAAATTTAGCCAAGAAAAGCTGGAATTTTTTCATGGTCTCCCTCATATCTGTTACTGTTTTCTTATCTGATGAAGAAAGAGCCACAGTGACCTCCTCAGGAGAATGGCCAATACCATTCTTTACAACCTGAAGAGTGGCAGGACTTTTTTACTAAACAAAAAAttgacaaaaataaataaataaattatatatatatatatatcatcttCTCTTATAGCATGCAAAAGGCTTAAGAGTCCCGCATGCCTGCCGGACTCTGATGCCTTCCGAATTAAATCTTCCATAACATGCCCTCACAGGCCACGCACTCAAATCAACAAGGGACGAGGGGATACTGCTTGAGATTCCCTGCCTTAAAGAGTCCCAATTCATGTGTCTGACTTCTCTCATGCACATTGCAAATGTAGAACTCTTGTAAATTTATAATCTCACAAACAAAATCAGATCTGTGTTACGAACATATGTGCTTATACTCACATTGTGGTCAATGAGCACCTCAGATATGAGACTCCCATCATCAACATATACATGGAGTTCAAATGAACTCCGTTGTTTGAAGTGGAACCCCTTGACACCGGTCAAAAAGCACTGGAACAATTCTAAATTGTCAGCATtgtgttttaatttttagaacAAATGAAACTCCAGTCACAATTTCTAGCACTAAGCAAACAATCACAAAACACATCAAAAAAGGGCTAAATAGCTAAATATCCAAAGCTCTACTTATATGTAATTGAATTAAAGATTGGAACCACTTTAAATTCAAGAATGCATCTATTACCTATAAATTATAGTCCTGCTACAAATGCATTTACTACATTTTCTAAACAAACCCTTTGAGTTTTCCACACATCTTGTTAGAAGATTGAATGGGTGCATAATAGAAGACATCACACCTTAATGTCAATAAGAGAACGTTTTACTATATACATATATCACACATATTCAGATATTTTTGGTATGTCATGGTGAATAAAAACTTTTTCTTCTGATCTGATTAAGGAAAgacaaaagttattaacaagttaataacaaaaatgaaaaatttcACTAAACATTGGCAAATAACATGCAATGCCCAGACTTTTTTCTTTACCATAACTGAATGATAGTTAGAAAATTAAAATGGTCATGACACCATATCATGAGGAACATTGATATAAAGCAAAGGCACTCAAATCAGAAAAGCAAGACTAATGGTCTTTAAAATGGTTTTATAAAATAACATTATAATTTGTATGTATTCCGGTAGCACCAAGCCAgaatataaataccttgattttCCCTTGAATGAATGGTGTGTTGTCCTTCTGGGTGGTCCATTTTGCCAGCAAAGATGCCAGGTATGTGAAAGGAATTCCCTTTCACCACTTAGAATGAGTTGATGCTCCACTACGCCAACAGCATCCACCATGTCTGAGGCATGAGAATTTTCCACATCTGAAGCAGCGCCCGAGGATAAATTAGGTTCAGTATCTGGTCTATCGTTCGCAGAAATAGGTTCTTCTGTAATGTTTCCTTCAACATGGGCAGCAACAAACTCTTCTTCAGCCGTTACTCGAACATGTCGACTAGTAAATTCCTCGGTGATGTTTCTTGCATTTTGTGGAACAACACATTCTTCAAAATGGTTCCTCCGGCAACAGTCTCAGAACTAGCCAAATTAACAGCTacagaataaaaataaataaacaaagacCACACATAAGGTTGTATGAACACCATAATCACCTTGCTAATACCCATGTGCAGGCAGAAACAAATACAAAAGCTTCACATAAAGGTAAACTTCAGGTTCACAAGCATGCAAGATACGAACTTATAATTAACTTGTGCTTGTTTGAGTTGTTGAGGGTGAAGCACCACCTTAATTTCTATGAAACTAATATAACCTTATGAtgatagtagtagtagtagtaatagtagtagtagtatATTTGCAACCAAAAACTGCAAACAGATTATGGAAACAACAACATTGAAAAACCATAACGTATGGGATGAAATAACTGGCATTACGATGAAGCACCATGCTCATATCTAGTAAGTACACTGAAGCACATTATTGCAGAATCCAGCACTGTCAGAGGTTTATTTGTTAGAGATTTCACTTTTTggtgggaacacagttaataatCTAAATTTTATCACTTCAGGGACTGTTTTTACATAATTTAATAAAGCAATACAGAATGAAGGACTTTCACCCTACAACTAAGGGGCCCACATGACTTGTTAAGAGTTATTTCAAATAGGGAAGCCTTGCACAAAGAGGAAAGGGAACCATTCGAAACCATTAGGGAGTTTCATCAGTACATCACTGTAATTCATATTCAAGAGTCACGAGTCACGACCAATCATTTTGTTAATTAGAAATGTATTAAATGATGTAATAGGAAAGGATTAGAAGTTTTTGCCAGAGAAAGTGATAAAAGAAGGCTTTAAGAATTGGTGAGGCTCTTTGACCATTATATCCCGAATCTTCATTATCAATGAGAAAGAAACATTTTTGCTGATATTGAGCTCTTTATCCATCTGGCAGCAGCAGAAGTCTGCTGTAACTTTCTGGTTCAGTTAATATCACTTTCTTATTCCTCACTTATTTCATCTGCACATGCAACTTGAACCCTAGCATCATACCTTGCAATTCTTTCATCCATTCAGATATCAGAAGGGAATTATACCTTACATATCATTGCATAAAGAATATCTAAATAGAAAAAATGGCAGCACAAGAAGTTAGACCGAAGAAGATAAGCAGAGATGCAAAGGATGATTAAGCAACCTATACAAGATATTTAACATCTACAACTTAAAGCATGTCCATAAACCTGTGCTGCCATCATAGAAATAAACCACATAATGGATCCCCTTGAATATTTCGATAGGAAAACTCAATGACGAACAACTTAAGGAGTTCAATAAACCATTTCATGAAATGTTAAGAACTTGGTTTCATATTGGTTGCAGCCAGACTGCATGAATTTCATTTGCAGCAGTTTTGGTAGTTCACTGGTTTCACTTCAAGCTTCAATAATTCTTGTAAATTAAGAAAAACCGAAGAAAATATCAACCAGAATTAGGGATAactaaaaagaacaaaataagtcAAAAACTTAGACATTATTTTTGAAGTATAATGTATTGTTTAAGACCTAAATACACGAAAACCTCCCATTGCATCTTGTGTCCATATGCAATATGTATCAGATAGCGGCACTCATCAAATATATCTAGGACATTTGTTGAACAAATGGACTTTGCATATGTTGATGCTATTGTATGAAGCATGGAGTATATATGTTATTGGATGCTTTTCAAAATATATGTAAAAACACATTTATTTATTGTTGTCATATCCTAGCCATGCATATCCTATTCTTTTAAAGTTTGTTGTATCCATATCACAAATCTATGTCAGCACTTCATTGTTGAGAACCTCCATATGTATCATAATGGTGGTTTCACATAGAATCAATGGAAGTTTTAGCTTTCTAAGAAAATCAAATAATCACATTTGCAGTGTAATAtgtcattttatttttcatgaCAATCTAACACGAGCAATTCATATTTGCAGTTTAATATGTCATTTTACTATTCACGACAATCTATAACATGAGCAAGATAAAAAAGTATACAAAACATGAGCTCTAGGAATGCCAAACTCTTTAATCTCATGGGCAGCTAGCATCATAGTGCTTCTAGATCCTCTCCAAACTTGCAAATATAAGGGAATAAGGGTTCCTTATGGCggtggggttggagtcgaccctTAAGAGGTGGGGTGGGTAATAACGTAGGTggggataagaagaagaaaaagaagggtagGGGTTCGATTCCAGTTGGAGTCAACCCTCGAGGGGTGGGGTGGGTAAAAGGGTAGAAGGTGGGaattaggaggaggaggagagagagagaatatggtTCTAATGTTTTAAATATAAGATATGGGGGCAAATAAGCAGCCTACATATACAATAAATTTGACTCTTTAAAGTTTCAATCAAAACTTTGAAATTGACGCCAAACTCTGGATATGTTCCAGCCAAAGCCAATGAGCTTTAGTTTCAATCTCAAAGTTTTAGAGTATTTCAAGTTAAGTCTTGAGAAAATTTTCAAACATGTAAACCAATGTCATAGAAGCATGACTGGCATGCTTTGAATTATTATTCAACaattatgaaaataaattttgcaagttgatgAAGAATCAATAATTGATACTCTTTTTTAAGTATTAGATCTCTAATGGGCCCAAGTTTGGTGCTTGACAAATGATATTCATAGGAAAGTTCAAATCTATCACAATACACGAAGATCAGATTTCCTACAAAGGTCCaagtaaataaaatatattcaattatattacattaaatTAGAGGTTACTGTAGATTCAGATTTAGGAGCAAAAAAAATTGCACCAATGATACACAACTCTATCAGCACAATTTTCAAAGTTAAAGCTTACCCAAAAGATTGGATCCCTATGATGAGGCCCCGTACTTATTTTTCTAAAGGGTGGGAATCTCAAGGACCAAGCTAAACAAATTACATGTTTtgaaattgatatttctacctatggatgttcttaatattttcacATGAACAATAAAAAAATGGAGATTAATCATTGAGAGCTAATAGTATCGGACCATTGGCTCGAAACTCTTGAAACAAACCCTGCTTCACCACAGCATCTAAGATTTTCAGATCTTAAGGATTCAGCAAGTACTTTTAAAATGTATACATTTACATCCACACCTGGAATCTCGGAATTTAGGCCATCAGGACTCTTATTACTGAAGAGTCTAATGGATTTGGAGAATTTAAAAATTCTAAGCCTCTAAGAGATTAGCAATTGCATATATGTACTTTTGGTTGAAGCaatcatgcatacatatatatgtataaatgGGATAGACTGCGCTCCTCTCAAGTGGAGCTTTGGTATCTATACCTCTTAACTCCAAATCAATAATGGGGCATCCAAATCAAAGATCCACACTATTCATGATCTATGCCACTAAAAATAcgtaaaaaccaaaaaatcacATGTTTTAGCGGTCTCTAAGATACGCATCATGTGGATACCCTCTCCTCTGAAGAAAAGCAAAGTCCATCCATATATATTTAGGCTACGATGCACTCAAGTTCATTTGCCTCCAAATGCTCCCTAGTTAAAATCAATAATGCACCTCTCAAAATGAAATCGACATCATTGATCATGATCTACGGTATATAAAATATCTAGAGACTAACAATCATTTATTTTACAAGTATCTTGCCTATGCATCAAGCGAGCACAAAATGAATAAAGCAATATAGCTCGTAAGCTAAAGCATCTTATGCACTACATAATTTGCAAATCAAAaccattgatcttgatctaaatTCTTTAAAACATATACAGAACAAATTTCTGATAATTTAGTGCCTCATAAGgttaattctctctctctctctctctctctctctctctctctctctctctctctctctctctctaatgtaTGAACAAAGCAATATAGCTCGTAAACTAAAGCATGTTATACACTACATAAATTGAAAATCTAAACCGTTGATCTTGATCTAAATTCTTTAAAACATATACAGATCAAATTTCTAATAATTTAGTGCCTCATAAGCttaactctctctctccacaaatgtatgtatgcatgtatgtacgtatgtatgtacgtacgtaCGTAAGTACTAAGAAAAGTTAATAAATGTTGACCTTTCCATTTCTTTAGCAATATCCCAGTAGTCGCAGCGTCTAAATTGTCGATCTCTTACAACTAGAGTTCATCACATATGGAGCCAAAATTAGATGCATGACTTAAAAAATTTGGATCAGTTGACAAGATACAAAATCTTAATAGTCATTATATGCATGACAAAGAAGATGATACCTTGAGCCAATTCTCGGGGATTATTCACATTTTGAGAGATGGGATGTTTGTTTGTGCACCATTATTTATGACATCAGATGGCCAAGCAGCAAGCGAAGCTCTTCTAGACAAAGGGAGTCCACATTGCTTCCTGCAATAAATGTGATAAATACAAGTTATCTCATAAGAGTAagcaaaaaaaattacataaataAAAGCTGACAATAAGGAGAATTGTAAAGGTTCCATTGGCgaaaggaattaattctaaGGCCTAAAGCATTGTAGTGGCTAACTAAATCGCTGTGAAGAGAAACCCAACACACTTGAGTTCATATTGCAAGGAAGAGTTAGTAAGATTCTCAGGATGTCAACAACAATTAGGCTTAGATTTTAATCATTTCAGGATCACGTTGCATAGTATAACTTaacaaatagaaagaaaattcaCTTTCTACGAAAATCCACCTAAACTAGTTATGTTTTTTAACCCTGAAACTGGAAAAAACTtaaaattgcatttttttaatgTATCAAATAAACCTTTCTCCTAAAATTAATTGTTCAAAACTTAAAAGAGCCAGACACATTGATGCAGTGGATGATACCATAAATATATTAGACATTGTGAGAAAGGAACATGAAAATGTTGAATGATACAAAGTCAATAATATTCTCAACACTGAGTATGATTTTATTAGTACCTTTTTGCTTCGTGGTGGTTTATTCACTTCGCCAACTAGCCTTTGACGAGCTGCGTCCAGATCATCAACCTGCCCCCCAAGAACCTCCAAAACTTCGGGGACCAGCATTAGAAGCCCT from the Phoenix dactylifera cultivar Barhee BC4 chromosome 14, palm_55x_up_171113_PBpolish2nd_filt_p, whole genome shotgun sequence genome contains:
- the LOC103696630 gene encoding LOW QUALITY PROTEIN: recQ-mediated genome instability protein 1-like (The sequence of the model RefSeq protein was modified relative to this genomic sequence to represent the inferred CDS: inserted 1 base in 1 codon); its protein translation is MVDAVGVVEHQLILSGEREXPFTYLASLLAKWTTQKDNTPFIQGKIKCFLTGVKGFHFKQRSSFELHVYVDDGSLISEVLIDHNVVKNGIGHSPEEVTVALSSSDKKTVTDMRETMKKFQLFLAKFEGTMLVEVNGNSPLPVVLEMNQSCSTSDAWLLLQRLKKFTAPQNKQHNHLKPIDLSP